The window TGGAATTTCTGCGGTTCAATTGGTTGAAAATCATCCAGTTGATCTTGTGTTGTTAGATGTAATGATGCCGAAAATGGATGGCTTTCAAGCCTTACGTGAAATCCGAAGGGGACACAGAAAAATACCAGTCATTATGTTAACAGCAAAATCGGATGAAATAGACAAGCTTCTTGGACTAGAAATGGGGGCTGATGATTATATTACTAAACCCTTTAGCATGCGTGAACTAACTGCGCGTATGAGGGCAGTTTTGAGAAGAAGTTCACCAGAGGATGAAAATGACGAACAGGATAAAATCCTTACCAGGGGTGAAATCGAAATCAATTTAAGCAGTTATGAAGTTAAGGTAAATCATGAAACATTGAGCCTAACTCC of the Bacillus sp. 1NLA3E genome contains:
- a CDS encoding response regulator transcription factor, which encodes MGKVIAVIDDEKKIRDMIKSYLNNEGFETVEAEDGISAVQLVENHPVDLVLLDVMMPKMDGFQALREIRRGHRKIPVIMLTAKSDEIDKLLGLEMGADDYITKPFSMRELTARMRAVLRRSSPEDENDEQDKILTRGEIEINLSSYEVKVNHETLSLTPTEYKILVMLSQKPGRVYSRLQLMNSVMGEAFLNYERSIDTHVSNLRKKVEKDPTHPKYIHTVYGIGYRFGDIK